The Streptomyces sp. NBC_00691 genome has a segment encoding these proteins:
- a CDS encoding acetoin utilization protein AcuC, producing the protein MSGRALLMWDEAVTQYDFGSEHPMDPVRLALTMSLVRAYGLDRAADVVAAKPAGDSTLRLVHREDYVAAVRAASADPRHADQSYGLGTVDDPAFAGMHEASALIAGQSVGAAEAVWRGEAEHAVNFAGGLHHAMPGAASGFCIYNDASLAIARLLELGAERVAYVDVDVHHGDGVQAAFWEDPRVLTVSLHEHPRTLFPQTGWPEETGAAGPGEGGAVNVALPAGTGDAGWLRAFHAVVPELLADFRPQVLVTQHGADTHFEDPLAHLAVSLDAQRAVQEACHELAHEYAEGRWLALGGGGYAVVDVVPRSWTHLVGIAAHAPVDPESVIPSSWRDEVYARTRQPGPGRMTDGLWPVGFRDWSEGYDPADRLDQAVLATRKAAFPLRGMLA; encoded by the coding sequence ATGAGCGGCCGCGCACTGTTGATGTGGGATGAAGCTGTCACGCAGTACGACTTCGGGTCCGAGCATCCGATGGATCCGGTACGGCTCGCGCTGACGATGTCGTTGGTGCGGGCCTACGGGCTCGACCGGGCCGCGGACGTGGTCGCGGCGAAGCCGGCGGGGGACTCGACGCTGCGTCTGGTCCACCGTGAGGACTATGTGGCGGCGGTGCGGGCGGCTTCGGCCGACCCGCGGCACGCCGACCAGTCGTACGGGCTGGGCACGGTCGACGATCCGGCGTTCGCCGGGATGCACGAGGCGTCGGCGCTGATCGCCGGGCAGTCGGTGGGCGCGGCGGAGGCGGTGTGGCGTGGGGAGGCCGAGCACGCGGTGAACTTCGCGGGCGGTCTGCATCACGCGATGCCGGGTGCGGCGTCGGGGTTCTGCATCTACAACGACGCGTCCCTGGCGATCGCGCGGCTGCTCGAGCTGGGCGCGGAGCGGGTCGCGTACGTGGATGTGGACGTCCATCACGGGGACGGGGTGCAGGCGGCGTTCTGGGAGGACCCACGGGTGCTGACCGTGTCGCTGCACGAGCATCCCCGGACGCTGTTCCCGCAGACGGGCTGGCCGGAGGAGACCGGTGCGGCCGGGCCCGGTGAGGGTGGGGCCGTGAACGTGGCGCTGCCGGCCGGGACGGGGGACGCGGGGTGGCTGCGGGCGTTCCACGCGGTCGTGCCGGAGCTGCTCGCGGACTTCCGGCCGCAGGTGCTCGTGACCCAGCACGGGGCGGACACGCACTTCGAGGATCCGCTGGCCCATCTCGCGGTGTCGCTCGACGCGCAGCGGGCTGTGCAGGAGGCCTGTCACGAGCTGGCGCACGAGTATGCCGAGGGGCGGTGGCTGGCCCTGGGCGGTGGCGGGTACGCCGTGGTCGACGTCGTACCGCGGTCGTGGACGCATCTGGTGGGGATCGCCGCGCACGCCCCGGTGGATCCGGAGTCGGTGATCCCGTCCTCCTGGCGGGACGAGGTGTACGCGCGGACGCGGCAGCCGGGGCCCGGGCGGATGACGGACGGGCTGTGGCCGGTGGGCTTCCGGGACTGGTCCGAGGGATACGACCCGGCGGACCGGCTGGACCAGGCGGTGCTCGCGACCCGGAAGGCGGCTTTTCCGCTGCGGGGGATGCTCGCGTAG
- a CDS encoding MFS transporter — MTDARLRRGRGSLAVSFFVQGVTFALLVTRIPAIQDRYGISDALLPAFLAAVPILAGVASVMTEKVVARVGPAVVLRWAQPFVLLALLAVGVGDQLWHAALALGLFGLAVGALDASMNMLGVSLQRAYGRSIMLGFHASYSLGGIAGASLAWVGAHWHLSLFVSYLPVVAVLLPLAFVGSRWYVAGADGAEPVAEAGDGKGSGVAFKLLLPLCLVMTFAYIGDSTVSNWSAKYLQDVLGSSEELATVPYNAYMVTTLLGRAVGDFGVRRFGAATVVRAGAVLAALGFAAVAVSPGAWAGIAGFTLLGLGLSVIVPQTFAAAGRLFPGASDAAVARLNVFNYVGFLIGSPLVGALGDAWSYRGAMLVPMVLVLVTVVYATSFGPRPARYGGGHERPRTVDVG, encoded by the coding sequence ATGACGGATGCGCGGTTGCGGCGTGGGCGGGGATCCCTGGCGGTCAGCTTTTTCGTGCAGGGCGTGACGTTCGCCCTGCTCGTGACCCGAATACCGGCGATCCAGGACCGGTACGGGATCTCGGACGCCCTGCTGCCGGCGTTCCTGGCCGCGGTGCCGATCCTGGCGGGTGTCGCGAGTGTGATGACCGAGAAGGTCGTCGCGCGGGTGGGGCCCGCGGTGGTGCTGCGGTGGGCCCAGCCGTTCGTGCTCCTGGCGCTGCTTGCCGTGGGCGTGGGGGACCAGCTGTGGCACGCGGCCCTGGCCCTGGGGCTCTTCGGGCTCGCGGTCGGTGCGCTGGACGCCTCCATGAACATGCTGGGGGTCAGCCTCCAGCGGGCGTACGGCCGGAGCATCATGCTCGGTTTCCACGCCTCGTACAGCCTCGGGGGGATCGCGGGAGCCTCGCTCGCCTGGGTGGGGGCGCACTGGCATCTGTCGCTGTTCGTGTCCTACCTGCCGGTGGTGGCGGTGCTGCTGCCGCTCGCCTTCGTGGGGAGCAGGTGGTACGTCGCCGGGGCCGACGGGGCCGAGCCCGTGGCGGAGGCGGGGGACGGCAAGGGGAGTGGTGTCGCCTTCAAGCTGCTGCTGCCGCTCTGTCTGGTGATGACCTTCGCGTACATCGGGGACTCGACCGTCTCCAACTGGAGTGCCAAGTACCTCCAGGACGTGCTGGGCAGCTCGGAGGAGCTGGCGACCGTGCCGTACAACGCGTACATGGTGACGACGCTGCTCGGGCGGGCCGTCGGGGACTTCGGGGTGCGGCGGTTCGGGGCCGCGACGGTCGTGCGGGCCGGCGCCGTGCTGGCGGCTCTGGGGTTCGCGGCGGTGGCGGTGTCGCCGGGGGCCTGGGCGGGGATCGCCGGGTTCACGCTGCTGGGGCTCGGGCTGAGCGTGATCGTGCCGCAGACCTTCGCGGCGGCCGGGAGGCTGTTCCCCGGGGCGAGCGACGCGGCGGTGGCGCGGCTCAACGTCTTCAACTACGTCGGGTTCCTGATCGGCTCGCCGTTGGTGGGGGCGCTGGGTGACGCGTGGAGCTACCGGGGGGCCATGCTGGTGCCGATGGTGCTTGTCCTGGTGACGGTGGTGTATGCCACGTCGTTCGGGCCGCGACCGGCCCGATACGGTGGCGGGCATGAGCGGCCGCGCACTGTTGATGTGGGATGA
- a CDS encoding HAD family hydrolase, whose translation MRYDLVIFDNDGVLVDSEPISNTLLAGYLTELGHPTTYEESVRDYMGSAMHRIHDLVEERSGQRLPEGFDETFHARVFAAFQAELEPVPGAGEVLKQLAVAGVPYCVASSGSHERIRVGHRKTGLDAWFPDELVFSAEDVGRGKPAPDLFLHAASRMGVAPERCVVVEDSRLGVQAAVAAGMDVYGFTAMTPEEKLAGAKGFFGVMDELPAILGL comes from the coding sequence ATGCGCTACGACCTGGTGATCTTCGACAACGACGGTGTGCTCGTGGACAGCGAGCCCATTTCCAACACGCTGTTGGCCGGCTATCTGACGGAGCTCGGGCATCCCACCACGTACGAGGAATCCGTACGCGACTACATGGGGTCCGCCATGCACCGGATTCACGATCTCGTCGAGGAGCGGAGCGGGCAGCGGTTGCCGGAGGGGTTCGACGAGACGTTCCACGCGCGGGTCTTCGCTGCCTTCCAGGCGGAGCTGGAGCCCGTGCCCGGGGCCGGGGAGGTGCTCAAGCAGCTGGCCGTCGCGGGGGTTCCGTACTGTGTGGCGTCGTCGGGGAGTCATGAGCGGATCAGGGTGGGGCACCGTAAGACCGGGCTCGACGCCTGGTTCCCCGACGAGCTCGTCTTCAGCGCCGAGGACGTCGGCCGGGGGAAGCCGGCGCCCGATCTGTTCCTCCACGCCGCCTCCCGGATGGGGGTGGCGCCCGAGCGGTGCGTGGTGGTGGAGGACAGCCGGCTCGGGGTGCAGGCGGCCGTGGCGGCCGGGATGGACGTGTACGGGTTCACCGCGATGACTCCGGAGGAGAAGCTCGCGGGCGCCAAGGGCTTCTTCGGTGTCATGGACGAGCTGCCGGCGATATTGGGACTGTGA